The following is a genomic window from Cryomorphaceae bacterium 1068.
AAAGCATATCATCACCTTCGTTTATTGGGAGGGTGAAACACCCAATATGTTGCACAGTTATTACGCATACTTAAGTATTCCATGGTCTCTTGGAATTATTTATGCAGCATCATTTATACCAAAGAAGGGCTTTGTACTTGGGTTCTATTTATGCTTATGCATCCAAAGTATTTGGGAAATAAGAGAGGAGCGTACTTTTTTTCAAGATCGGCTGGCTTATTTCGACTCCATTTTTGATGTGTACCCTGAAAACCGAAAACAAATCCTTCCCGAAGTCAAATTGGAAATGGAGAAAGTGCATTTAACCTGGGCTATTCCATTTGAAACAATGATTTACACTAGCTATAGCGATCCCCGAGATGCAAAGACGCTCTTTATCAATAGATGGATGGAGGGCGATGAACACCTTTTGAAATCAGAAGAAAATCCCGCTGTTTTTCTGGGTGCTCCTTGGTATCATTATGAAATCGAAAATAGTGCAGAGCTCAATCCTGATTATTTTATTCTTCCGCCGGAACCATATATCATGCATTAGTATTTCCTGTTCATGCTTTTAAGTTTAAGAGAATACTTTCTGAATCGGGGTTATCCTTTGGTTAAGCTCCCTCTATTGAAGTCCACTTACCCAGACCGGTGAATCGTGGCAGATTCGGAAATAAATTTCGAATCAAGCCGGAGTTTTAAGTAGCCTTGTATATTTGGCCAACATTTGCGCTTACTAGAGTGATCAATCAAAAGTCCATAGCAGTCCTTCCTTTCGAGAACTTGAGTTCTAATAAGGAAAACGAATACCTCGCCGATGGTATCACCGAAGAGATCATCAATGCCTTGAGTAAAGTTGATGGATTAAAGGTCACCGCTCGTGCTTCATCTTTTCGTTATCGAGACAAAAAGCCGGATGTCCGTATTATTGGCAACGAGCTCGCTGTCAACACTGTTTTAGACGGAAGCCTTCGAAGGGTAGGGAATAGAGTGAGAATTAGCGCTCAGCTTATCCGAACGGATAATGGATTTCACATTTGGTCGGAGAATTTTGACCGTGAGATCGACGACATCTTCTTGCTTCAAGACGAGATCAGCATCCTAATAGCTGAGAAGATTAGAGAAAACTACGGTCACTTAGAAATAGCCAAGCATCTGGCAGGTGCCCCGACGGAAAACATAGAGGCCTACGAGCTGTATCTTAAAGGAAGGTTCAACCATTTGAAATGGGATTGGGAAGGGCTACAAAATGGCATCAAGTATTACGAAGAGAGCATTGCTAAAGACCCTGGATTTGCCCTACCGCTTTTCGGCTTGGCGTTTTGTTATTCAATGATAGGTTCTTGGGGCAAACGTCCTGAATTATTCGATCTGGCTCAAGATTACATTACCACAGGTTTTGCGATAGACAAAGAATCAGATCTTGGCCATTTCGCCAAAGCTACTTTGGAGTTTTGGGGAAGGTGGAACTTTATTGAAGGTGAGAAGTCTTACCGAAAGGCCATTGCCCTTAACCATACCAACTCTGAGGCTATGGAAGGATTGGCAGAGCTCTACATTGCGATTGGCTATTTTGATCTGGCTGAAGAGCTTACCGCACAGGCTTTAAAGACCAATCCACTTTCGGCCAATCACCTCTTCACCATGGGGAATATTCACTACGAGCAAGGCGAAATCGAGAAAGGACTTTCGTATTTCAATTCGAGCTTGAGGATAGATCCGAATTTCGCCCACTCTATTTCCTATAAATCTTTGTGCCTTATTGGCTTGAAATCATTTGATAAGCTAAAGCTCCATGTGGATGCCTATCCTGAACAAGAAGACAGGCAGCAATGCATTCTTTTGGGTAAACTTCAAGAAGGTGGAAATGGTGAACTCAAAGAAGAGACAAATCGCCTCGCAGCAATCACCGAAGATGTAGGTTTGGTTGGTTGGAGGCTTTACTTGTTGGCGCAAAATGGAGAGAAGGAAGAGGCATTAAATTTACTTGAAGCGGTTATCGGAAGGAAAGAGGGACAGTACATCAACTTTACTCATTTACCACTCTTGGAACCGATTCGATCCATGCAGCGTTTTCAGCAATTGGCAGCAGCCACTTTTGCTCAGTCGAAATTGCCTGTTAAGGCGGGAATAACAGTGGACAAGAGTCAATCAAAAAAGGCCTTACTCGAACAATCGGAAATTGAAGCGGTCGACGAGCAGCTCAAGGTGTTGATGTCTGAAGACAAAATCTATCTTAATCCGACTTTGTCGCTTAGAGAATTGGCCGAGGCGATAGAGCTTAATGCCAATAGGCTCTCGTGGTTTTTGAACGACCGACTTGGAAAGAATTTCAGTGAATTTATCAATGAAAAGCGTGTTTCTGAATTCAAAGAACGGGCCGTCACAAACGATTGGAGTCATTTATCGATACTCGGCTTGGCCTATGAATGCGGTTTTAATTCTAAGTCGGTTTTTAATGACTACTTCAAAAAATCTATGGGTCAAACCCCAAGCCAATGGGTGAAGGCGAATAAGAACTAGACCTTGAAAGCACATTTTCGAGTCGAATGATTCGACCAAAATCCTTTTACCGAATTGTCACTTCGAGTGATTTACGACTTAGGAGTGAATCGTATCGAGAACAGCCTACGGGTAAAACTGTCTTCGAAAGACTTCTCGATTACCTTCCATCGTTCGGTGAGATTGCCTCCCTCAGAGTATCGGCGCTAGGTTCATTTCATCTTCGTGTCTCAGATGAAACCATTGAATCAATAAGCTTTGTCAGTTCGGTTGATCCGACGGAGGAGGATGGTGTTGAGAACACGTCCTGATTTTCATTTCAGGTCGCTAGCACCCGTTCTGTGAAAGATTTTTGTGCCATCAAGTTCACAAACGATGACATATAAAAATCAAAACACAAAAAAAATTGTTCTCGCAGGTGCCACCGGTTATTTAGGGCAGCATCTTGTTGAAAAGCTAAAAGAGCGTTCGCTGCCATTCTCTGCTATTGCGCGCAATCCGGGTAAGCTCTACGATCTAGGTTTAAGCCCCCATGAAATCATCACAGCCCAAGTCACCGAGCCATTAAGTCTAATGGGGCAATTGGAAGGCGCTCATACAGTCATCTCCACTGTTGGAATCACCCGACAGAAAGACGGCCTCACCTACATGGATGTCGATTATGCTGCCAATGTAAATCTACTCAGAGAAGCTGTAAAAGCGGGTGTGAAGAAATTCGTTTATGTCTCTGTTCTAAACGGTCAATTTCATCGGGATCTCAAAATTCTAAGGGCCAAGGAGAAGTTTGTAGACGCGCTCAAAGCTTCAGGAATAGAGTACATAATTATTCGCCCGAATGGATTCTTTTCAGATATGGGCGACTTTTTGGAAATGGCCAAAGGCGGGAGAGTTTACCTCTTCGGAGATGGCAATAGGAAAGTCAATCCAATTCACGGATCAGATTTGGCCAATGTCATTATCGATGAACTCTACCAATCAAATACCGAGATAGAGGTAGGTGGCCCCGATATTTTGACTCACAACGAAATCGCTGAATTGGCCTTGACCCTTTTCGCAAAACGAAAGCGAGTTACTCACTTTCCCAATTGGCTGAGGAATGCTGTAATCTGGCTACTCCGAAAGCTATCCTCCGAGAAATTTTATGGACCATATGAGTTCTTTCTCACCATGATGTCTGATGATCAAGTGGCACCTCGTTACGGAGTAAGGCGGCTGCGTGCCCATTTCATCGAAGAAGCCGATCGAATTATGAAGTCCTGATTTTCACTTTCGAGTCTGGAAATGAAAATCGGGTCGTGCAGCTTCTGACATCGCCGCACTTTTGCCTCGATAAATAAAACGACTGAATAACAACTTTTAATACAAACTAAAATGAAAAGCGTAATTATCATTATCGTCATAGCCCTTTGCAGCTTTAAGGTAATAGCTCAAAGCGAATACGGTCCTAAACCCGAAAATGAAGTAAAGCACAAATACAGGATAAGCATACCGGGGATTATTTTACCACAATTGGTCATGGATCCTTGGGACGATAGACAGCATACCCAGCACATTGAGCTTCATATAAAGCGGAACCTGGACAATAAGAACATTGTGGGGGTAAAGCTGGCTACCTGGCGCTTATTTCAACCAATGGGGATTCAATTCTCCGATGGACTTCTAGACAAACTAGATACTGAAGAAGAGTTTTATCCAGGTCATGTGAGAGAGTCGGGAATTGGAATATCATACCAACGAATGATTTGGAAAGGGCTCTTTGCCACGGTAGAAGTACTGCCGCAATTTCAACGATACGAAGACCTCGATGGCAACAAGGTAGGTGATGGATTCAAGCTCTACAACTCATATCACTTGGGTTATCATTTTGCCTTTGGTGGCCAAAAGCAATTTTTCCTTGAGCCACAGCTTCACGTGAATCAATGGATGTTTGAAAGCGAAGCACCCGAGGGCTTCAAGGAGCTCGATGACAAATGGGACGACTACTTTCTTTTTGAGCCCAATATTTATATTGGAGTGAAGTTTTAAATTTGGGTGATACCTTGATTTAGATTCAAGATGAAAAAGGAATTTGCCATGCAATTGATCTTTGGGATTTTTGGACTTTTAGCCATTTACCACATCTTGATCATTACCCAAGTTATTCCATTCGATAAAGTGTGGGCAGGACGCTTAAAATCAGTAGCAGAGATGAGGTCTTTTGAGACCTTTTCTCTTTTCGTTTTGGTTTTCATGTTTACCACCTTTGCTGTAAAGTATCGACAGGTGAAAAAAGGTATCGAGAATCGATGGATCAATGGATTGATCTGGATATTTGCGGCCTTTTACGCTCTCAATACTTTTGGAAACCTATTCTCAAAAAACATCCTCGAACTCATCTTCGGCACCTTAGTGACCTTGGTTTTGGCCGTTTTGTGTGTGGTGGTGGCAAGGAAGAAGTGAGTGGTTTGAGTTGAGGTGCTATATTTGAGCTTCCTTGATGAATTACGTCTCCGTCCACCTATACCGCAAAATGCTCGACTGTGCCATTGCAGAAGGAATTCCCAGAGAGGATTTTAAGGACTTGCCGACACCTATTGATGCCATTGATCAAATTCAAGCGATTCCTGCCGATGAGTTTTTTGCCTTCCATGAACTCATGGATCAAAAGCTTGGGCCTGGTTTTTCGGTGAGAGTGGGTCAGCAGATGAAAATTGACGATTACGGAGTATTGGGACTATCCTGGCGCACCTGCTCATGGGTAGGTGAGATTTTTGAGCGAAGTAAGCGGTATTTCAATTTGCTCTCAAACACATTTTTCTGGAGGATAGAGGAAATAGGCGGAATATCTCGAGTACATTTGGATAGAGAACTCTACAGGCCTGGAGAAGGCCTGTCCACAGAGGCGAGCCTTTCAGCAACGGTCGTGGTAATGCAACAGACCTCAGAGAAAGACATACGACCCGTTGAGGTCTCCTTCAGGCACAAGGCGCCTGCCAATTTGGATAGTCACAATGAGGCATTTCAGTGCAAACTACTCTTTGAAAAGGATCAGTATTACATTGCATACAAAACGGAAGACCTGAAGCTGCGAACGGCAAGAGCAGATGAACAAATCAATCATTATCTCCTTCAGCGAATTGATGAGGAGACGAATAGCATTACCATCAGTTCAAGTAAAATCATCCCAAAGATTGAAGAGCTTATTCGTCAAGCGCTACCGAGTGGTATTCCGAGCATGGATTTCCTCTGTGAACACTTGAGCATGAGCAGGCGAACGCTTACCCGTCGCCTCAGTGATAACGGCGTTACCTTTCGCGACTTAATTCGGAATACCCAAGAATCAATCGCCAAAGAATTACTTGCCAAGCCAGAATTCAATATCGGTTATATCGCTTTCGAAACTGGATTCTCTGAGCAAAGTGCTTTCAACCGTGCGTTCAAACGCTGGACTGGAAAATCACCGCTAGAATTCCGAAAAAGTAGCTAAATAGACCGTTTTGGCCCAAAGTGTCAAAGAGTTGGCATCTTCGGTCAAGTTTGGCCACTTCTCAAACGTGACTTTTGCTTCGTAATCAAAAAACGAAGTGAAATGTACAAGTCCCTTACCGTTCTACTCTTGATTGTTTCCTTGATGACCATCACTTGGATGGTGTCCATTAGTAGTTCGGCAGCAGTTTCGAAAACATCAGTGCCGTATTCTGACCCACTTAAGAACCGTGCATACAACATCTTGGACAGCAAGTGCAACGTTTGCCATCGCAAGCAGAATCCTTTTATGGTCTTCAACCTGAAAAACATGGACAAACGCGCCAAGAAGATTAACAAAAATGTCTTTGAGCTTCAGCGCATGCCTAAAGGTGATGAGATCAAACTCACTGCCGAAGAAAGGGAAACCCTCAAAAATTGGATTCAATCCTTAAATCTTAAATAATCATGGAAATCTCAATCAAATCATTCGTCCTATTCGGAGCTGTTGTGCTCACGGGACTATCGGCAGGCTTCTTTTATGCCTGGCAGGTATCCGTCATCCAAGGAACCCTTTTGGTAAAAGACTCGGTTTATCTCGAAACCATGCAATCAATCAACAGAGCCATCCTCAATCCTTGGTTCTTCGCGGTCTTTTTCGGTAGCCTCATCTTCTTGAGCATCGGAAGCATTTATCAGTTCAACACCAATAAGTGGGTGTTTGGATTGATCTTGTCTGCTTCAATACTCTACTTGATCGGTACTTTCGGAATAACCGCGGCTGGCAATGTGCCTTTGAACGACGAGTTGGATGCACTCAATCTTTCTGAAATCACATCAAACAAGATGGCGGAATTCAGATCCTACTACGAAACGAAATGGAACCGCCTTCACCTGCAGCGAACGGTATTCTCGGTTCTGTCTTTCGTTCTCGCAGTCCTTGCTCTTTTTATAGAATTCAAAAAGTAAAATCAATAATCTATAAACAAATAATTATGGCATTTTTCAGCTACCTGGATGAAAATTCAGACATCACAGACATCACATTTAACGACCGAAAAAGACTAGGTCCTCTAGACAAAGCTTCCGAAGAAATCATGCGAGGGTCTTCAGAATTTACAGAACCTGAGAGGGAAGTAATGGCCGCATATGTTTCAGGACTTAACGCTTGCTCGTTTTGCCTCGGCTCTCACACAGCTGTCGCGGCGCAGTTTGGTGTGGAAGACGGAGTAATTGAAGCGCTGATTGAAGACATTGAGACAGCACCTATTCCACGAAAGCTCAAACCCATCTTTCATTATCTGAGAAAACTAACCCTCGAACCTGCTAAAATTTGGGAAGGCGATGTAGATCTGGTAAAGGATGCAGGCTGGAGCGAAGAGGCCTTGCATCAAGCCATCTTAATTGGTTGTCTATTCAATTTTTACAACCGCCTTCTAGATGGGCATGGAGTAAAGGGTAACAAGAACATCTACCAATTTGCGGGTAAGCACCTACATAAGAATGGCTATTCCGTGCCTTGGTTTATTGGCTCCATCAAAGGTTTTGTGAAAAGAAGCAAGATGAAAAAGCTCGAAGAGCTAGAAATGGAATCATAATCACATCGAGTCATTAAAACGAAGAAAAATCAATATAAAAAAGGTCATAGGAATCGGTACTGTCATCTGGATAATCGGAGTTAGTCTATTCACCCTTTCCTTCTACATTCCTGTCTTGGAAGATCCTGAACAGCAAGCAAACGCTGTGCTATTTATCTCTGTGCCTTTATTGGTATGGTTCGGGGGCAAGCATTACTTCAAAACTGGATTAAACACTCAAGGATATCTTGTAGGTCTCGGTTTTTTCTTGACATCGATGACTTTAGATGCCTTGATCACAGTCCCTGTCCTCATCATTCCAAGCGGAGGGTCTTATTATCAGTTTTTTGCTGATATCGGATTCTGGCTTATCGGACTTGAGTTTCTGATTGTCACTATGCTTTGCAAGAGAGTTCAAGTAATATCAAAGAATAATACTAACACAAATTATAAAACACAAACATCATGAAAAATAACATCGCAGTAATCGGAGGAAACGGAAAAACAGGACGCCGTGTGGTGCAAAATCTCGAAAACCTGAATCAAAATGTATTCGTTCCATCCAGAAAGGGAAGTATCAAGTTTGATTGGGAAGATCGTTCTACTTATGCAACTGCTCTGGCAGGAATGGACCGAGCTTACATCGTGTATTATCCCGATTTGGCCGTTCCCGGAGCGAAAGAAGACATCAAAGCATTTACAGACGCCGCTCTTGAAGCTGGTTTGGAAAAGGTAGTTCTCCTATCGGGAAAAGGGGAGATCGAAGCAGAGCGTTGCGAAGAAATTGTCGCTCAATCAGGATTGAATTACACGTTGGTTCGCGCTTCTTGGTTTAACCAAAATTTCACGGAGAGCTTTTTGCTCGATCCCTTGTTGGCAGGACATGTTGCCTTGCCCATGCCAGAAGCGGAAATTCCCTTTGTAGATGCTCAAGACATTGCGGATGTAGTGACTAAAGTACTTCTGGATGATTCTTACAACGGAAAGAGGTTTGAGGTTACAGGCCCTCGAAAGCTACGCTTCAGAGAGGTAGTGGAAGAAATAGCCAAGGCAACGGGGAGAGTAATTAATTACGAACCGATCTCAAAAGAAGCATACAAGGAAGGAATGAAGAACGCAGGTTTGCCTGATGGCTTTGTTTGGCTTTTCGGGTACCTATTTCAAGAAGTACTTGGAAATGCAGAGAACCAAACGATTTCTGCTGACATCGAGAGTGTGCTTGGCAGAGAAGCCCGTGACTTCAGAGATTTTGCCGAAGAGATGGCTCAGTCAGGAATTTGGAATCAAGAAGTAGCTCAATCGATGTGACTTCTTCACCATGTAGTTGATCAAAAGGCCAATCAGTGAGATTGGCCTTTTTATTTTCTCAGGGAGAATAGAAGGAGGGAATAATTGCCAACCCTTCGGGAATTCATGCCGAGTCTTCGCCACTATTCTTGCCGCACCTTTGACCTGTCAACAAACAAAAAACACATTTAAAAAAAAGACAACATGAAAAAGTACATCACATTTACACTCGCATTTGTCGCACTGATTTTCACCTCTCAAGCATTTGCCCAAAAGGCAGAAACGGTAAAGCTAACCCAAGTAGAAGGTGCCTTTGAAGAAACGGAACTTATGCTGGAAGCAGGCACTTACGTTTTTGAAGTCGCCAATGATGGGGTAGATCACGAAGTAGGTTTCGTTATCGTACCGAAAGGAAAAACAGAAATGAGCGATCACATTAAGGAGGCGTATGTTCAAAAGATGATTGCCGATGGACAGACTTCTACTTCAAAAGAAGTAACCCTCGCAGCAGGAGAGTACGAATACTTTTGCCCAATGAACCCAACGCCGCACTACACCTTAGTAGTAAAGTGAGAATAGAAATGATTGGTCAAGTAAA
Proteins encoded in this region:
- a CDS encoding helix-turn-helix domain-containing protein; amino-acid sequence: MINQKSIAVLPFENLSSNKENEYLADGITEEIINALSKVDGLKVTARASSFRYRDKKPDVRIIGNELAVNTVLDGSLRRVGNRVRISAQLIRTDNGFHIWSENFDREIDDIFLLQDEISILIAEKIRENYGHLEIAKHLAGAPTENIEAYELYLKGRFNHLKWDWEGLQNGIKYYEESIAKDPGFALPLFGLAFCYSMIGSWGKRPELFDLAQDYITTGFAIDKESDLGHFAKATLEFWGRWNFIEGEKSYRKAIALNHTNSEAMEGLAELYIAIGYFDLAEELTAQALKTNPLSANHLFTMGNIHYEQGEIEKGLSYFNSSLRIDPNFAHSISYKSLCLIGLKSFDKLKLHVDAYPEQEDRQQCILLGKLQEGGNGELKEETNRLAAITEDVGLVGWRLYLLAQNGEKEEALNLLEAVIGRKEGQYINFTHLPLLEPIRSMQRFQQLAAATFAQSKLPVKAGITVDKSQSKKALLEQSEIEAVDEQLKVLMSEDKIYLNPTLSLRELAEAIELNANRLSWFLNDRLGKNFSEFINEKRVSEFKERAVTNDWSHLSILGLAYECGFNSKSVFNDYFKKSMGQTPSQWVKANKN
- a CDS encoding SDR family oxidoreductase encodes the protein MTYKNQNTKKIVLAGATGYLGQHLVEKLKERSLPFSAIARNPGKLYDLGLSPHEIITAQVTEPLSLMGQLEGAHTVISTVGITRQKDGLTYMDVDYAANVNLLREAVKAGVKKFVYVSVLNGQFHRDLKILRAKEKFVDALKASGIEYIIIRPNGFFSDMGDFLEMAKGGRVYLFGDGNRKVNPIHGSDLANVIIDELYQSNTEIEVGGPDILTHNEIAELALTLFAKRKRVTHFPNWLRNAVIWLLRKLSSEKFYGPYEFFLTMMSDDQVAPRYGVRRLRAHFIEEADRIMKS
- a CDS encoding AraC family transcriptional regulator ligand-binding domain-containing protein; this encodes MNYVSVHLYRKMLDCAIAEGIPREDFKDLPTPIDAIDQIQAIPADEFFAFHELMDQKLGPGFSVRVGQQMKIDDYGVLGLSWRTCSWVGEIFERSKRYFNLLSNTFFWRIEEIGGISRVHLDRELYRPGEGLSTEASLSATVVVMQQTSEKDIRPVEVSFRHKAPANLDSHNEAFQCKLLFEKDQYYIAYKTEDLKLRTARADEQINHYLLQRIDEETNSITISSSKIIPKIEELIRQALPSGIPSMDFLCEHLSMSRRTLTRRLSDNGVTFRDLIRNTQESIAKELLAKPEFNIGYIAFETGFSEQSAFNRAFKRWTGKSPLEFRKSS
- a CDS encoding DUF1772 domain-containing protein, whose product is MEISIKSFVLFGAVVLTGLSAGFFYAWQVSVIQGTLLVKDSVYLETMQSINRAILNPWFFAVFFGSLIFLSIGSIYQFNTNKWVFGLILSASILYLIGTFGITAAGNVPLNDELDALNLSEITSNKMAEFRSYYETKWNRLHLQRTVFSVLSFVLAVLALFIEFKK
- a CDS encoding carboxymuconolactone decarboxylase family protein; this translates as MAFFSYLDENSDITDITFNDRKRLGPLDKASEEIMRGSSEFTEPEREVMAAYVSGLNACSFCLGSHTAVAAQFGVEDGVIEALIEDIETAPIPRKLKPIFHYLRKLTLEPAKIWEGDVDLVKDAGWSEEALHQAILIGCLFNFYNRLLDGHGVKGNKNIYQFAGKHLHKNGYSVPWFIGSIKGFVKRSKMKKLEELEMES
- a CDS encoding DUF5367 family protein yields the protein MEDPEQQANAVLFISVPLLVWFGGKHYFKTGLNTQGYLVGLGFFLTSMTLDALITVPVLIIPSGGSYYQFFADIGFWLIGLEFLIVTMLCKRVQVISKNNTNTNYKTQTS
- a CDS encoding NmrA family NAD(P)-binding protein — its product is MKNNIAVIGGNGKTGRRVVQNLENLNQNVFVPSRKGSIKFDWEDRSTYATALAGMDRAYIVYYPDLAVPGAKEDIKAFTDAALEAGLEKVVLLSGKGEIEAERCEEIVAQSGLNYTLVRASWFNQNFTESFLLDPLLAGHVALPMPEAEIPFVDAQDIADVVTKVLLDDSYNGKRFEVTGPRKLRFREVVEEIAKATGRVINYEPISKEAYKEGMKNAGLPDGFVWLFGYLFQEVLGNAENQTISADIESVLGREARDFRDFAEEMAQSGIWNQEVAQSM
- a CDS encoding cupredoxin domain-containing protein, with translation MKKYITFTLAFVALIFTSQAFAQKAETVKLTQVEGAFEETELMLEAGTYVFEVANDGVDHEVGFVIVPKGKTEMSDHIKEAYVQKMIADGQTSTSKEVTLAAGEYEYFCPMNPTPHYTLVVK